CCCAGCGAGAGGCAGCACTTAGaaatttgtatgtatgtatgtatgtatgtatttatttatttattcatttcctgtATTTAATACTTGGATGTGGTACTgtgctgtttaaaaaatatgtgcggtattaaaaaatatttgtctcAAAAATATTCTTCTATGTTATCTTCCAGAGCTTTGTGCTTTACCTTTCACATTGATATCCCCAGCCCACTTGGAATTCCTACGGGTTTATAGTGTAAAGTAGCggtcaaaatttgtttttctccaatgAGTAGTCAATGAACCCAGCACCACATTAAATGGATCGTAGTTTTCACACTGCTCTACAGTACTACCTTTATCAATATTCAAGAGTTagagataataatttttaatttaagagaATAGTGAGGATTCAGCAAAATTTTAGTGAATTCCTGTGAAAGTTAGAATGAGGACTCATGGAAAAATCCCAAACGTCCTTGAAGTATCTGGTATCTCCATTAGTACCTGGTGCATGTCATCACCTCCTCATAGAAAAGCTGACTTGATATGAGACCAAGATTaggtgtgcattttttttttttcttaccacacGGCTAACAGCAACTCAAGTGTCTAATTTCCCACCATTGTCTCCATTTAATACAGGAAGATACTAAGGGCATAAGAATAGAAATTACATACTTAAGATGCTGAAAAGAGTCAGGTTTTGACATACAGTagtttttaaaactcagattttAGACCACAATACCTAGGTTTATATCATAATCATGTCACCTAAAAGCTACGCAACCATAGACAAGTCACATAAATTGTCTTTACCTAATTTTTCTCTCCAGCAAAGTGTAGATAATAATAGTGTTTTATGTTGGTGATAGCTATACATTAACATTAATATtgttgttattaattttattgttataataatacaataaacGTAGTTAAAGAACAACTCTCAGACTGCAGGCAAAATTTACTATCAGTGTTTCTCACCCCCCAGTATTCTTTCCTATTGTAAAATCTTATTCTGAGAATGACAAAATGATCAAAATCGTGTTTGCATTACAGCACTATGTCTGAAACCAGAGATAAAAGATGGAACTTTGTCTCTGGACAAGTATAAGTATGTTGAGTCTGAAACTGTCACTGTCCAGTGTGACTCTGGCTATAGTGTGGTCGGCTCTCCGAGTATCATCTGCTCAGAGAACAGAACCTGGTACCCAGAAGTGCCCAAGTGTGAGTGGGTAAGTGGCAGACACTTCGGGGTATTCTATCACATTGTAAAAATTGTAACCTGCTCCAGAGCACTGTTCCAGCCAACACTGATGAGATCTGACTTTTATTGGGACTCATTTCTGAGTTGTTTAAATCAATTTCAGAATCAGCACTTTTACTCTCAAAGCACATGTTGAGCTCTTAAAGCAAGTTCTAATTCTCTTATTTTATAGCAAGAAAGACCAAGCCCCTAGATAGGAAGGTTTCATAGATATAGGCAACCTGGCTCCCAGCTCTACATTTTCTATTACAGTAAGTGCTATGCTTTTGCATAGACATCAGATCCATCCCTTCAGCTGACCCTGAAGAAGTTCCCCGGGTATCTTCTGCAGTGCTGTTCCTTCTCTGCTTAGTTTCATTGCTGCCTTAGAGCAATGCTGGTCTCGATCTTAGGGCAAATACTCTGCTGAGATGCACAAAGTATCTTCTGATTTCTTGCATCAGTCCTAAGGAGGGTCTTGATACTCCAATTTTATTGTCATCAATAGGCATCCTGAAGTAATCTTATACCTTCACAGTTTGGAGAGAAGCCTCTCAAACcatccttttatctcttttaggAAGTTCTCTCGGGCTGTGAACAAGTACTCGCAGGCAGGAAACTCATGCAGTGTCTCCCAAATCCAGAGGATGTAAAAATGGCCCTGGAGGTGTATAAACTGTCTCTGGAGATTGAAAGATTGGAGCTACAGACTTGAAGTGGAGCACCAGTTAAAAATCAGTACATCTAtttcccctctcttccccttAAAAACAGAGAATTAGGTACATTTCCCCTATTAGCAACTCTACTGGTCCTTAAGTGCtattatttactgaaaaaatacCTGTGTTAGAAGAATCTTTGAAATTTTTGACGCCACTGCTAATGTGGAACTATTGGTGGTTTATATCCTATCTCATTTTAAGCTTCTGCTTCCTTAGGTTTGGTggaatggcaaaaataaataatcaccTGTCAAAAATGCAGTGTCTTTGTTTTCACTTTGATTCCCTTGGAATGAGAAATTAGGGCCCTATATCAATCACTTCCTGATGCTTCTCAAATTAATGcctcttttctattttcatacTGGAGCCTTGTCTGAGATGTATTTACACTACATCTTCACTTCCTACTCACCCTTCAGTGCCCAGGTCAAATATTACGTCTTCCTCcgtcttttcctttctctttctattgATTACCAATATTTTCTCTGGAACAACTTCTCAGTTCCtctttatatttaaggtatattTGGTTTTGCTTGACATACACTCCATCCAATAATAACCAGCTTGGATGCCTTTGAAAGCCTGTGTGAAACCCAAGTATTCTTCTTGAGCATGTCCAAGTCTTCCCATCCAGTGTGATCACTCTTTTCTTTAATACTTCAACTAAAATAGCTTTAGTGTCTCTTTTAGGACAGATtctccagaagcagaccctgagaagAGAATTTGTGTGAAAGTAATTTATTAAGGAACTTCTCCAAGTTCTCAAAGGAGAAATGGGAAAAGGAGTAGGGTAAGCAGGATGGGACAGGGAAGGCACATAGTAGGGTGACCAGGCAAAGTCGAAGGAGGGTGGCTTAACCTTGACCCAGAAGGGAACCCTGGACTATAAGTTTGTGTACATTTTGTCCCAGTTCCAGGTAAAGGAACTGGGCTTTCATTCTGCTGTACCAGTCAGTTATTGGTGAAGGGACACCCTGTGGGCACATGAGCCCCCAGGGCATCCAACTCTTTCTGTGTGACTACAAAGCTGACTTGCAGCCTGAGGGGAGTCCTCCCAAAAGAGTGGAAGTATAACCCTAAGAAACCAGAGTACACAGAAGCCTGCAGAGTAGAGCACAGAAATGGTAAAAAGGTCTGAGGGCCTGGGTAGAGCTTTCAATGCTTATCCCACACGTGTTATTCTTATATCTCTGGATATTCTGGGGAGCCTTATAATTTCTTATGGTCacctcttcttccatttttttgcCTCCCCAAATGTCATTCTCACTCATGCTTACTTAGCTACTATGGCTGGCCTCTGGTTCTTCACTGCATCTTGATCAATTATAGAGAACATCAcctcttttctttgatttcttcaaaatAGCAGTCACATAAGAAAGTTGCATAGCAGACTTTTACTAACACTCTTGAGTTAACAGAGGGATGTCTGGCTGGCTGCACAAGACTGGACTTTCACATCGAATGTTACATAACTGTGATCTTAAAAGACGATTGCCTTTCCCTGCCACCAGGAACCTCTTCTAGCTGACTTTCTCAGCAGGACcctgccagcctccagaattttCTGGTCTGATGTTTTCCCTCCTCCAATCACTCCTTATCACACTTCATCTGTTCTTGCTATCACTGCCTCGGAAacccatttctttttactttattaggGAAAGCATTTTAGCAATCTGTCTTTCCCTAGTTTCAGGGATTTCATATCCAAAAATCCATGAATGTACTCAGGTAAACAAAGGACTATCCATTCCAGGTCTGGGCGCCAAGCTGTAGAGAAGATTCAGAGGCATCTCTGAAACCTGAGTCTCATATTTCCTCCCCTGCCAGTCTCCATCCAGGGCAGTGTGGAGACCTTTCCACACTGATGTGAATTATGCCAcaatcttttcatgtgttaatTCTAAATTAATTACACATAATTATAATTAAAGAAGTAATATATGTGCAGGAAAACAAGAATTCAAACCTTACAAAGggatttacaaataataaaagattcttctctcttctgcctcATGTGATATGAACTCATATCACATGACTTTTTATCTCTAaacatatattttgatttcctgctACAAAATTGATCAATCTAGCGTCgactttccctctcttctctctctccattggtcagtctcatttaattttatatatttttagtgaTTACTTATCTTTAAGGCTTTAAATAATGTACTTAAACCTCTATTATTTatgcaactttatttttaataatttaatattttattaaagtattacaagcaaataattaaaaagtcaaataatccaaaaaaaaccttttaatgaAAACCCTAAGATTCTGATCCACTCAATTCCACCCTTTGGTCTCTTTCCCCCAAAATAACCATTTTCAACTCCTTTAGCTCTGTGTTACGATGTTTATCtacatatttccaaataatattcttattatacttatgtttattatttttaaacattatgtaTTGACTGATTAAGCAAATCTTGATCTTTGCTAAGCCAAGGTAAGCTTAACAGTGATCTGTGAATATATTGCTTTACAGCTCTTTAATTTTTAAGGCATTAATAATTTATCTTGTTTTCTTGTTTAGTTTTCTATGTTTCTATTGCTGATTCTTGCTACATGCTCCAAAAGATCTGTCATAGTCTAGCAATCTATTTCTAATGCTCAGACATGTCAGATGCTGTTTTAATTCCACATGCTTCTCCACCATCACTCCTGGATATTTTCTTCTCAGGCTCTCTTTTCAGTGATTCTGAAATAAATAGTTTACTTTTAAATCTTAGGTCTTCTCTTTGCTGTTCTCTTTATTACTTTGATTCCAAGTCTTTGTTCTGGtgtatttcctcatttttgttGGAACAGATCCTTCAGAAGGTGCCTGGGAAGTAAATTTTTGAGTCCttacatgtttaactttttttttctactctcaTAGTTAATTGATAGATTGTTTGCATGTAGAAGTTTGTGTTCTCAGAATGTTGAAGGCATTTTTCCACTGCCATGTGCCTTCCATTTCTGCTATGGAAGAATTCACGGTATTCCAGTTCTTGTTACAGTGTTGTtgatttttatcttctctctctctctctctctgggagaTATTAGTATCTTCTCTTTATCCCTGTGGCCTTGCTGTAATATGTTTTTCATACATTAACTTGGGTACTTGTTGGGAATTTTTGACCTGTAAACACATAACCTTTAGGTCAGGgaaaaattttagaagttttttctgttattttctgttttcattttattttgtcttatccctccaccccacccacctCAGAACTTCCTTTAGTAAAATGttgttttaacctttttttttttttctgtcctactTCCCATATCTTGTTTTTTGCAGCCTACTTTTGGGAAGATTTTCCTGACtttgtattttaagatttttattgaaGACTAAAATCTATCACATTTTAATTTCCAGTAACTTGCTCTTGTTCTCTACAtgttcttttaatgtattattctGTTCTTTCATCATAAATTCAATAtcattttttctgtctctgaaaatACTAATTATAGGTGGAGTTTGGGGGACATTCCTTTCTCTCTATTCATACAAAAGAGTGGGACCCTTAAATATTGATTGATATCTCTGCATGTTGAGTGAGGCTTCTCTACTGGTGAACTTCTTTGTAGCATGGTGGGCAGCAAGAAGGTTTAActatttgtatgtttgttttatttttaaatgggacaTGTATCTATCGGTCTTTTCTTAGGAGATGTTCAATGCCTTCTGAGAAGATTTCTGTAATCCCTTCCTTACTGATTTATTGACCTTAGTCTTTTCTCTTGAGTTTCTAACACTTATATGTACTACTATGTAAAACGAAGAAACGTGTGCTTCTAAGTTTATGTTCAACTTCACTGTCCTTTCCACCTGTCAACCTCTATCAacatactattatttttatattgcatCATTTATAGCCCTTTGATTCTATTGAGTATCTCTGACCACTACCCACTGAAGGTAGAACTAACCTCTGTCATATATTGTACTGACCATTTCATTTGTGGGCTTTGTTCACAGTAAGTGTTCaaaaatcatttcataaaagGATGTTTAAATTCCATGAGCTAAGATTTAGTACAaaagatcaatttttaaaactctctgcTGAATGGAATTTTTTCTATGGGGCCAAGTACAAAAACAAGTGATCTGTTCATTTTCTGGGTTTATCACAAGACCCCAGGGCCATGAAAAGGGCCAAGGATAGCCAAGATAATCTTGAaacagaacaaagctggagaactAATATTATTAGAGTCTTCAAGAAAGATGGATTATAAAGGTGTATTAATTAAGACAGTGGGTGTTGGTGCAAATAGAATCAAGCTgactatatccagaaaaaaatatacatacatatatatttataaaatttatatttacaatagTATATTTACCTTAATTGTGCAAAATTTGACTCTTCAGTGTAGTGGGAAGTGATGTCTTTTCAATGAATATTTCCTACGTTAATTGTAGAGTTACATGGAAATATTGTATCTTGACCCTCACCTTACATTTaccaaaaagaaatccaaagtGGATTATAGATCTAcatgtgaaaagtaaaaaaataaataaataacacatgtAAAAGTATATCTTCATGATCTTGAAGTAGGAAGATAACCTTATACACAACAACATAAAAGGCattatgaaaaaatttataaactgcctaatattaaaacaaacatttctgtttatttaaagaTATCATTAAGGTTCTCCAAAGAAGGTGTACAAGttgccagtaggcacatgaaaagatattcagcatcattagtctcagagaaacgcaaatcagaACTGCAGTGGCATACTGCTTCCCACCCACTGAGATGACTGTAATTTTTTTagtagaaaataacaaatgttgggaagatgtggagaaattggaacactcatacattgttggtaggaattgAAAATGCTGTAGTTGTTTGGAAaaagtttgacagtttctcaaaaagttagagcccctatatgatccagcagttaaTTTTCAACCATATATGCAAGAGAATTGAAAGCATATCTTCCTACAAACACATGCACATGAATGtgcatagcaacattattcataataaccccaaagtgaaaacaactcaaatgatgaatggataagcaaaatgtggtctatccataaatggcatactattcagccataaagaggaatgaagtactgacacatgttacagtgtggatgaaccttgacaacAATATGCTaaggaaaagaagccagacacaaaagactacatcctgtataatttaatttatatgaaatgtcaactctatagagacaaaaagtaaacTAGTATTTGCCAGGGGATAGGAGAGAGGGGGAATGCAGAGTAACTGCTAAAGGGTagagggtttctttttgaggtgtagaaaatgttctagaattagatagtgatagtggttgcacaactttatgaattgtagactttaaaatgataaattttgtggtatgtcaattatatctcaaaaaaaagcTACTGAGTTGAGCTGAATTTTGTCCTCCTCAAACTCATATGTTCAAATCTGTGGTACTCTAGTACttcagaatgtaactgtatttggagatacgATCTTTTGAAAGGTTATTAAGTTAAAATTAGGTCTTTAGGATGAAaaatctaattcaaaaagatacatgaaacccaaagttcatagtagtactatttacaatagccaagacatggaaacaacccaaatgcccatcaacagatgattggtttaagaagatgtggtatatatatacacacacacacacacacacacacacacacacacacacaatggaatattactcagccataaaaatggatgaaatgttgccatttgcatcaacatggatggacctaaagaatatcatattaagtgaaataagtcagacagagaaagacaaatattattttataccaCTTATATATGTactctaaaatataataaataatcttatatacaaaacagaaacagactcccagacatagaaacaaacatggttaccaaagggaaaagggagtggggaaggaatAAATTAAGGGTATGTGATTAACAGGTAcacattactatacataaaatagataaacaagaaggaTTTACCATGTAACACaaggaacaatattcaatatcttgtaacaacctatatgggAAGTGATATTTGCAATACCTCTGTCCAACTAAAGactcatatccaaaatatataaaaaatactctTACAGaccaataagaaaaatataatcagCCCACCAAAAGATCGAACAAAAGACCTGAAAGAGCCATCACAAAAAGGGATATCCAGCTGGCCaacaacatatgaaaagatgatcaacttcattagtcatcagggaaattaaaatgaaaaccccAGGATGACAGTGGGGCATGAAGACTGAAACAAAATACATATCCtgttcagtaaaaaaaaaataaagaaaaccacagtGCAATTTCACTACATACCAAGAAGAATTGCTAAAATGACAAAATACGAAGTGTTAGCAAGAATGTATTGCAGCCATGACTCTGAAAAACTGCTGTTGAAAGTGTTGATTTGTCCAACTGCCTTGGAAAATTCTTTGACAGTAACTCCCAAAGCTGAACACATGTCTACTTTCACTCCTGGATATTAACTCTCAGAAACGCATACATCTGTTCAACAATGGACATGTATTAGAATGTTTGTAGCAGCCCTATCtgcaatagccccaaactggaaactaccaAAATGCTTATGTGTAGTAGAGGGGATAAATTAACTGTGATATATCACATGATGAAATATACCACAACAATGGAATGACTGATtatatggatgaatttcaaaacataaaatatttagtgaAAGATGCCAGACACAGAGTAGTAGATACTGcttcatttcatttatgtaaTGTACAAAAGCAAGCAAAAGAAATCCAGTGTTCAATGTCAGAATAGCAATCCCCCTTGGAAGGGGGCATGGGGAGGGCTATGAAGgttttggtaatattttgtttcttcatctggatgGTGTGACATGGGTGTAATTCAATGTATGAAAAGTCAACTAGCTCTATACTTAATTGCACTTTTTGgggtataatatattttaatataaattaaattaaaaattggaaaaagggTGGATCTTCCATACCCTAGTGATCTGGGAGGGTTTGGGTAATGACAGGTTTTCCATTTACTTAGAATATTCTTATTAATAATGCATTCAGATACAGAGAAATTGCCATTTTTCTCACTGTAGAATTCATCTTTCCAATGTCTTTATTGGCTGCCACGTTTTGCCCCTTTACAGCTACACCTGACACCCCCAAGTTTACTGTGGCACCAGTTTTGTGGGACAATGTGAATAAGTCCCAGTAGCCACATGCTTCATCTGTGTTGTTTGGTTTCCTCTATTGGCTCATTGATTTTTATTGGGGCAGGAAATAATAGTCAGGGTATCAGATTTCATTGTTGTTGCTCTCCAGATTATTCTACTAGACCAGATCCTTGAGAGTTAAGGGCATAGTTATTATGTCCCAATAGTAAGTTCTACCTTCCATTATACATCTCAAAGTTTTAGGTATCTCAAACTATAGATGGTAAATAACCTGGCTTTCACAATATCATACCTCTCCCCTTCATTGTCCCAACTTTTTCCTCACAGAGATTTAGAGATAATATGTGTGGAGACTGTGCGTCAACCCCACTGTTATCACTAATCTACTCAGTGATAGTATTTACAGTATTGACAAATGTCAAGAGGAAGGTCAGATTGATGCGAAGATCAGATGCTTGGTTGAGTAAATCAAATCATTTGCttatataaaacatatagaaaTACAGAAGGATGTCATCAAGGTCTGGACATAGGGCAGAGAGATCAGTCACATGTTCCAGGTTAGGCAGAGGTCAAGTTTCCAAACTTCAGAATCATCACAGTGGATTCAGTGTTGAGATGATTTCATCTAAGTGAGTAAGAGTCTCATCAGAACATCTGGAAATTCAGATGTTCCCTTCTGAGCATTGCCTTATAACATTGAAGCAGTTCTACACACTGGCCGCTTTTGATAAATGCTGAGCCCACTCATCTGGGCCAGGTGTACCTCATCAATATACAAAATGACTAGCGGTATAAAAACTTAGCCTCCTTGGCTAACAGAGCCCACCCCCAATACATTCCTAAACTGGAACAAGGGTTAGTTACTGAGACATCTCTTGGAATCAAACTAATAGGCCATTAGGGCTTATCCTATAATTACTCTGCACCTGagtcattatattttattaaaatagtacCATTCTCTCCAAGATTGAAGATCACTGGTTTctttacctcttccctttcccttgcACTCTACATCTAATCAGTCATGTAATTTGGTTGTTTCTTTGggctattttttatttgttactcCAATTACAGCAATTCTTTGACCTAAAATGGACCTTTGGTCCTTTGCTCTTTTACTTACCATTATTCTCCACCTCCCTTTTGAAAGTCTTTTCAAACAAGTTGTGTTCAAGAAAGATTAAAGAAGGAGGGTTAAGAgtgtataaaaagaaatgattatagAGATCAACAATAGAATCTAAATATATCTCAAATTCTGTCATTTCTAATAACATCTACCACTATCACCCTGGACTGAGACACCATCATTTCTAGTCCAGATTACTCCAATAGGcttccactctttttcttcctggtagCCATGGAGACCTGTTGGGGTTgttcctctgctcaaaatccttgATTAGTTTCCCTTCACAGACTAAGTCCCAACAGGGCCTACCAAGCCCTACATGATCTATTGCTCTTCTGTGTTCTTCCTTCAGCACTTTAGAGAGGCTGGTAtactgtcttctggcttctatTACTTCTGGCGAGAAGTTAGCAGTCATTCAATGTATTCTCTGTATGTAAATAATGTTTTTTCCCTAGATgctttcaaaaacaattttttttaaaaatctttcgtTTGTAGTTGTTTAAATATAATGTGCCTAGATatggttttcttcatatttatcctGCTTGAGTTTCATTGAACATCTTGAATCTGTAAATATACCTCTTTCCACAATTCGAGAAATTTCTGATCATTATTTTTCCAAGTAATTTGTctgccccatttttcttttctttctttatgagaCCCTAACTACATGTATATTAAATCTTTCCATTGTTCCATAAGCCCCTGCAACTCTATTTTTTTACATgtcaatattttttctctctcttcttaagattggataatttctattaatGTATCCTCAAGTTTGTTGACTCTTTCCTCTGTCATTTCCATTCTGCTGTTAAGTTCCTccagtaacatttttattttaaagattgtaTTTTTGAGTTCCAGAATTTCTTTTGGTGGTTTTATATAGTTTCGGTTTTTCTGCTGAGATTTCTTGTTTCTATTGATTAATAAGCTTCTATTCCTTTACATCATTGAGCATAGTTACAGTAGctatttaaaaatcttgtttgCTAATTCCAACATTTGGATAATCTTGAGGATAGTctattgactttttttccccttaagaatGGTTCAAGTTTTCTAGTTTCTTCATATGTCgagtaattttggattgtatcctgGACATTGTTAATGAATTCTGTTATATTCCCTCAAAAGACAGGTTCTGTTTGTTTAAGCAGGCAATTAACTTAGTTGGACTCGAACTGAAAATTCTGTCTTGGATAGCAGCTCAAAACTTAGTTCAGTTCTTTTATCCTCAGGTGGGCTGTTTTCAGTCATTAATAAGTGATTCAGAGATCAGCCAGAGACTGGGGCAGGGTTTACAGAGAGTATGATCTCCCCCTCTCTCTGGCTTCTTAATTTTTAGCCCTTCATTTTCCAGGGCTCTTATTGCTccaaactctgtttctgtttctccagGCCAGAAAGTCAGCTGGTTTTCTATTAAAGTGTTAGCCATCCCCCCCATGCCCTTAACAAATGGAAACTTGTGCTATGCTGTTCCCTTCCTCTCATAGTTATTGCTTTCTAGAACGTATTCACTTTGGTTCACTCACTAGTCCCTTTAGGTAGGTGCTCCCTGCCTCCATATCTTGTCCAGAGTTCATAATAGTTATCTGTGGGAGAGTAGAACCCTAGAAGCTTACACAGCTATACTGAAAACAGAACTCCACATACTCTTACACATATTCAGTCTTTTAAGTTTACAGACATGTT
This sequence is a window from Globicephala melas chromosome 1, mGloMel1.2, whole genome shotgun sequence. Protein-coding genes within it:
- the LOC115861872 gene encoding C4b-binding protein alpha chain-like gives rise to the protein MFPSIAHGSYEDVSPIFSFTTVVQYKCDEGYILVGEEKITCRNSHWSSLAPQCKALCLKPEIKDGTLSLDKYKYVESETVTVQCDSGYSVVGSPSIICSENRTWYPEVPKCEWEVLSGCEQVLAGRKLMQCLPNPEDVKMALEVYKLSLEIERLELQT